The region TCACAGGTAACGCACCAAGCCCAGTCTTGCTTGGGgaagccaccactgctgccaGCGAGAACAGCCCGTCTTCCGGTAGGTGTAATGACGTTGCAACGCTTTTTCTTTCTCATTGTTGTAGGCTGAATTCAAACAGCCAGGCCTTGTGAACCTAATGTCACAAGGTTTTGCTTACTGTTCTCCTGCAGTGACAATTATTAAAATGCTTGCATGTCCATTTACTCCCCTCACTTGCTTTGCTAGTACATAAAAATATTCGAGCATTTGCAAAAATATTACTAATGTTATAAcccggcttttctttttctcctgtaAACAGGACCATGGGGAGAAGGCGAGACAAGGCTGTTATTAAACCTTTATGCACACTACTCAACCAAAGTAGGCCCCATGAAAAAATTCCGCTGCAAGCGTGCTATGTACGAGTATATTTCTAAGGAAATTCTTCAGATCCTGAATATTTACAGGACTCCGACACAGTGCGAGTCACGATTCAAGACAATTGCAAAGCGAAAGAAAGATGAAGACACTAATAACAAAACATCAGGCCATTCCCGCTGCCAGGTGTCGTATGAAGAAGAATTTGCGGCAATAAGGGCAGCAGATGACAGCATACAGCCCGAAGTTCTTCGTGGTGTGCACTCCGTGACATACAAGACATCTCAATCTGCTCAAGGTGCCAAGGATCCCGCCAACATTCTTACAGGTGCTGCCAACATTCCTATAGGAGCTGACTGTGCTGACCTGTCAGGCAACTCTGAATTTCTCGACGCCCCTTCAAGCGTAGTTACCGACTCTGCACCAAAAAGAAAGGGAACACACAAGACAGGCCGTCCTAATGCAGGTCGAATGATGCACATGAAGTATTTCTTTGAGCACAtgcaaaaaataaatgaagaGCGAGAAGCaaaaagggaagagagagagaaaagacgagaggaaaggcaTCAAGAGCTGCTCAAACTCCACAGGGAGCACATCGCTGCATTGAAAGACCTTGCAGCAAAAGAAGACAACATGTGAAGCGTGGCATATACAAGTTCATGCCTCTGTATGTCATGTGCAATAAAATTTGTCTTTGCTATGACATCAATTTGTGTGAAACTTGCACACTTcagaaaagagaaaaaatgttTCAGGATTAGTAAACCGAGTAAAGCACTAACATTCTTTCTGGTTCAAGATAAATGACCAACAATTCCTTTATTTTCTCCCTCGTTACCTACAGCTGCCCCACCAAAGCATTTCTTTTCAATTCACCCAGACGGCGAAGCACACTTTCACGGTCAGTCTGTGGCTGCCTGTTAGCAGCCAACTCTGCGCGGTCCTGTCTGATGCGCAGCAGTGTATCCTGGCTTCTTTCTTCCCTCTCTTCGTCGGTCAACAGATCCTCCACATCTATGTCGCCATTGTCGAGGCATATGTTGTGGAGCACGCAGCATCCTACAATGAACTGTGTTATTTTGTCAACTGTGGTGAATTCGATGTAGCGAAGCTGACGAAACCTCTGCTTTAATAAGGCGAATGCATTTTCAATGACTACCCTTGTAGATGCATGGCAAGTATTGTACTTGCTCTTTGCTTGCGTCATGTTGCCATAATTCTTAAACGGCGTAAGAAGGTGTTCCCTAATTGGGTAGGCGGCATCTCCAAGGATGTGATACCTGTTCACCTGGCAAAGTGTGGGCAAATCTTGCTGAACAGTTGATAGTTTCAGCACACGACCATCATGAACCTTGCTTGGTGGGCCAGTAAAGACGTCTTGGAACCTGCCTTTGGAGTTGCAGATGCCCTGCATTGTTAATGACACCTGGTCATGCCTGTTTATATAGGTAGACCTTGTCTTGTTCACTGGGCAGCGCATGGGAATATAGGTGCCATCGATACACCCTATTACATTCGGAAACCCTGCAAGCTGCAAAAAGAAAAGGTCATTGCGAAGTCAGAATAAACCATAAAGAACATACATAATAAAGGCTAGAAAAATATTTTACAACAGCACATTAGTTCCCGCTGTCAATCTAATGGTAATGCACTAATTAGAAGTGAGAATTAGTGCTTATCATTGAAGCCATGTCATTTTGCAATTATATCTCGTGCATTGGTCATTTTGCACAAGTTGGTGTACAGTcccttttattattattgctgtttaCAACTTGTCAACAAAAAAAGGAGTTCTGTATTATTTCGAAAGGCGTGCTTCTTCATGCATATTTGATTGTTTTCCCTTAACATACTTCATGTTGAAATGCAGATAAAAAATATAAGAAGGCAAAATAACAGCTCACATTCTCGAATTCCCTGGCTAATGCCTCTTTGTCCATTCCAAAGTATATGACGTCTGGGGCAATGGCACAAAGAAAGCCGAGCACCCTATCAATCACAGCaaactgcgtagactctgccatGTTGAAAAGCACAGCAACCTCCCTCATTGAGGCCTTGTTGACAGCATACCTAGAAAATATTTTCATATGAGTTGTTATGCTTGACCATTACATGGAAAGATTGTCATGCTTAATTTACATGAAAGTACGGAGAGCAGCTACTTGCAGAAAGAAGTGCCCTGCATCTAATATAGTTCTACATGTGGTAACAAACAGGAGCTACTCCATGTGTGTGCAAACTCCACAGCTGACTTATTTGGCCTCTATTGAGACCACAGCGGGCGCCTAtatatgaagttaggaaattcgcaggcgcaagttggaatcagctagcgcaagacaggggtaattggagatcgcagggagaggccttggtcctgcagtggacataaatataggctgatgatgatatatagtgCAGGTAAACCAAGATTTGGTCCCATTATTGAACAACTAAAATAAGACAATTTAAAACTGCAAGCACAAATCGCATGATCTTTACATGCCTCTGTATTCGAGTGTGCATTACATGGGTCTGGAACCAGCCCATTGCTACTCGATTTGTGCTGTGTTGTCGTTTGGAGTATGACGAGTATTTCTGTATGCCATTACGTGCATCAACAGAACATAAAACAGCACGTGTTTGCATTGTTATCAATAAGGTAAAGCAGCGTCTGCTCAAACTGATTAAAACAGCAAATTAGAATAAGGATCGCCATATGCTTAATAGGCACCAGGCTCGACATGCTTGTTAGCCGCCTTGTTGAACATCTACTGGAAAGCGAAGAGCTTCTTCTGTCTTTTTTTATATTAACtacttttttcacgatgaatggAGACAGTGATGATCCTACTCCAAACAAAAAGTTCAGAGAAGCTTGCTGATTATATTGCTGCTTGTACTACACTGGATCTTCAACTCAACATACAAATCAGAAATGCGGTTCATTCACCAGAGAAATGAGAGAATGTGCTCCTCTGCCGATTTGACGGGCACACCGCCATGGTTCCTGTCAGACGGAAAACATTCCGACGCTTCGAACTGTTTGACCAGCTGGTTACAGGCTGATCGCGGGAGGCGGAAGTTGCTGCGAAACTGTAGAAGAACATTAGGTGAGTTCACTTTGCCTTGCGGCCGAACTTAATGTTACCTGTTTGTCGGAATAATCGCTGACTACCTTCTGAACATAGCCTTTGACCTTCGGCACTTCAAGATGCTCGGCGAACAACTCGGCGAACTTGTTTGCATAAATGTggcggtcgtcgtcgtcgtcgtcggagcTGCTAGCTTCAAGGCCCTCGGTTGCGAGGTGCTCTAAAAGCATCACTGATGATTCTTGCGCCTTTCGTAGCCGCCTTCGTTTCGACATGGTGCAATTATGCTTTCCTGGATATAAATTGACGGGAGCGACACACGAAAACACCACGAACACAACGCAACAAACCCGCACGACGCTCCGAAACTCCCGACGGCGAAAATGTGCGCCGGTGCTGTCACCTGTCGGCAACCGCGTCAAACCGCGGCGGTTAGTATCACGTGACACTGCTCTCGGCCAGATCGCGCCAACGTTCTCTCTAGCAAGTCAGAGCGGTTGGGAGCGCTCTGAGTCAGAGGCTGGCGCTCTGAAAGAACCATCCGAACGTAGTCCGAGCGCTCGACTTCTACCACCCGAACGCGTGGCCACTTTTCAGAGCCCTCTAGAGCGCTCGAAAACGACCATCCGAATACACCATAAGTGTATCATATTTTCTTTCACGTGCGTGGGTGTGCGGCCTTGCGTGCGTACGCGGACCGTGTGTTGGTGAGCCGTGCGTGCGTAGTAGCTAAACAAGTTATATGTAGCGAAGCTTTCATACAAGCCCACATATCAAGAAAATGGCagctcgttgcaaccgtcgccatctacgtatcggggtAACAAcaaacagcaagcaaaaaaataaaaaataaagtgacgtcacaaccggaaatgaCCATGACGTCAAGATCTTCTGCTGCTCGGCGCGAATCTTTGAATTTCTttagcgtccggcatttcgactgctacgccagcagttattttaaatgcgcaagcatttctacGGTTACGctacgagaaaactgtccgagcgtccaTCCGTCCTTCGTGTaaggcgatcgctttcaagatagagcaaGCAGCAGTGTTtccgccagctgtggaagaagacaacaacAAATGCTTGAGCAACGGCACGAGCCCGTCTGTGagcacgtgacgtgtgcaatcaggcacgcacaaggccaacaccgcctagatagcgcaaggcctgttcactccgaacCATCACGTcttgctacctggcccgactgccgtAGAATCTAATGGGAATGCTGCCGAGTAAGCAACAGTAATTTTGACGTgatcgctttcgtcacgccagccttggcaatggaaatttcggcccaggtagcgtgacgtcatggatcagagtgaacaggccttcTGCTATCTAGGTGTTGACTGCTATCTAGGTGTtgactaggcacacctttagtaagccagaactgcggagcagccgtggcttcgtaTCGGAACATGATCAACGcatctggcgccgccacctgcagtagtttgcttgcctcatcagttcacgttgcgcagccttccgcagcagttcgtgtcgccgcagcgctgtcgcatttaccgtaatggcaccaagacgaccgcagccgctgagcagtgttAGGATTACCGGTAGTGTTGAGTGTGAACACCATGTCGTTACAACGAAATGCTTGCGCATCATTCCGATAACTCCCTaaggagattctacgtaaatttTTGTTCGTCTTTTGTTTTTTCTCGCTTCAGTCGTAGTTTCTTTTATCACCGCTAGAAGCCAATGCGCAACGCTCAAGCAAACAGCATGCGAAATTCAGATAAACACAcatacacgcgcgcgcgcgcgtgtgtgtgtttgtgtgtgtgtgtttgtgtgtggttCTTTCTCTTTCATCCCTCTACGTAGATAGCGTAGCTTGCCAAGTCGATAACTAACCCAATTTTAGTTATTACCCCTTCTAACGCTCGTCCTCTCTCGTAGTGCAGCCGCCAAGAAATAATAAACTCTCGTGACTTCTCAGTAATTCAGGTTTGACGAGGGCAAgaagacgcctacaaagtaagaAACGTCAGCCCAGTTTAGTACGTCATTATGTGTAATTTCAGTAtgtttttcattttcatgtaAATGCGAAGGATCTTAGGAAACCGAAATGATTCTATAGGCAGCCAACTACAAGTTTTTCCCTATTACACTGATTCCTACAGAGCCGGCCCTAGTGTGTGGATTCTTCCCGTTTCTTTGTATTTTTCATCTCTTTTTTCTTGCGTGGCCTTGCTCCACGAATTCACAAATCGTGCTGTAGAAGCGGTGAAAAGGATAGCAGCTGTTGCCTTGGTTGCCACAGTTCTCAGTGCATGACCTCGAACCCTTCTCTGATGTTGCGTGCGCTCGAAGGCAAGGACGCAATTATATGACGTGCaaaaaaatgttcgaaaatttttaATCAAGATACcgtcatacgagtaaatattccgtttcaaatatttttttttgctgtagtaaaaccacccttcgcctgttacagacaaacacgtacccctcactaacacgttaccacaggatctacccggacacctaccctagtaacatttgcaagatctgtaagactgaggcagcatcgcttccccacatgctatgggaatgtaaaaaccaatacccgacaaataataccgtgaccctctcgtcgagatggcacgccgccctgcgcagctcccaactcgacgaccaactctgggctacccagcaagcctgcgaggcggcgaagaggcaagacctcgatgtccccacgtgggaggcctaggcccagccagctaaactgctggtttaaataaaagtttgttcctcctcctgtAGTAAAACAACAAATGCTATTTTTTTCTAATGCACAATTTACTGGTTCGTTCTTCGGGACCAataccaaccagtgattctggcgcaagataGAGCAAGACTGTGCAAGCCAGCTGTTATTGCgcaatggcgttgctcacttcaATGCGGCAGTTTCGTCCgagtgttttttttgttttccttgcgtgtttgttctaAGTGTGGCGTGCGATTCACTTCAAATTTCGTGAGACCTAGCACACGGCATACATTGGCGAAAGGTGTCAGTGCAGGCTTTTAGGTGCGAAGAagcgtcgtcacggtaaagcaagtggttcgtgctcgcgctcggcacgcgctcgtgtcactgctccagcgttcgtcgtcgtcgtcgtcgttgtcttccacagcttgctgcgttgccgctcgctcatcattccagcatagaatttcacttctcttctgtcgtcgtaatggggaggccgggtttacggggttatgagccattgcttaagaaagcatgagcccattagcggtgcatcactgcatgcttcgcacctccccaggtttcacattagtagagctgcatttcgctcaaagggtcatttgacacttacgcataaaattcaattcaccgctcaaaccgagcctacgacttaactcgtgctaactgtaataactaataaaaactaaaacagtaagaaagacGTCCATAagggccaaattgctgagggagcttttttgttgttgttgttgttgttgttgttatcgtgcaagttcacgctgcggcatccgacgcgctgtgtgtctcgtcgtgacgataaatgcagaacgctccacgaagaaacgtcgcgctatgttcgttcactctccgtaacgcaggctctgagtgtccgacgaGCAGGAAAATTAGTAAGTCAAATGTtctctaaaggctcattcacactaggccgacacggcaccgatctTGGTCTGCCGAatgttggcgacagcattttccttccttgACGCCGTTGGCCaaagcgttttattgcgatagtaattatatggacactcaaaagcagatttctgccgtcggcgtcgccgtcgccgtcgccgtcgccgtgacgttccgtatgacgccaatggagatgaaatcgtcgccgcgcgccgaacgctgtatgtgcgagtgaaagggcgcgaggggcgcgcgctttcacggggagtgaacgcacggcggagaacaaacgcgcgttctgcgccgtgctcccttaagggctgcagaagtaggcgtctctttcctcctttacaatcaccatatatgtagagcaaacgcgccttcttccgatgcgcgagaggccgtgggggagggggggagggagggggagggaagggaggcgacgtttagctgcggcacaaagtgcctatttatatcagaggctccggcaacagtcaccaacgccgcacgcattttgagcgaacgcgggcaaaacgccgacggcgtcgacaacagttctgcgtgttgccggtgctgctgcatgtccaagtttatacagctgataaagctaatatcattactccgtatagctctctaccaatttgctatctatcgcaattgatgcttcgcctttcaggtgaaactgcgacaacttttttcgtcctgtaaactgctcgcgtcatcagtcggcagaccaaaatcgttctCGTGTCGGCGTAGAGTTAATCAGCCTTAAGTGATCATGTGTGACAATGTTGTCCTGCCTGAGGACTGCTGGATATGAATACGtggtgtcgcacggaattgcgaatgattctgtaaacaggtttcgcatatgttgctatacattacgactatGTGTTGGCaatagtacttttcatccattgaaacatGTGTTTTGTTTGGTCagttatattggttgcattattctagacaAATAAAAGTGAAGTTGCGTTTAAAACCTGTGTGGGCACTGTCATTCATTTCCATCTATTCGCTCACCTttcctaaggaacctactggagcatTTGCAGTCAATAAGAGCCTAATTGTGTTTACATTAAGACATAAGTCCCTCCAATAGGTTATTGACACACTGGCGCTTCTGCTGAGACGAGTCGCAAGCTGACCTCAGCCTCCAAAGAAAAATAACTGCTTGCGTAGtggtcgaaatgccggacgctaaagaaattcaaacattcgcgccaagcagcataagatcttgacgtcactaCCATTCCCGGTTGTGACGTCATTTCTCtgttttttgcttgctgttagttgtccccccgatacgtagatggccACAGTTGCAActagccgccattttcttgataTGTGGGCTACTAGTTTACATATATGTTGCAGCTTCTTCCAGGCAGGGCCGAACTGTAACGCGGTATTTCGCGGTGTTATTATTCAGAATAATGGGAAAGCTCTCTTCTGCCACAATGTGACCTAGGCATATAAGAGatatatagaaaaagaaaaaaaatgttacaaagcCGAATAATGTTTCTTATGCATACAGGGACAAATTTAGACATATTGCCAGTGAGATTCATAAGTACTTCTAATTATTTTCACCGGCTTCTTGAATGTTATTTGTACCCATATTGTAGCTGTGATCATCTTTCTCACACCTGTCGTAAAGTTCCCGCTTTATAACTTACGCAGACAGTCAGTCATTCGTAAAACGTACCCGAGTCTTGGGGCAGTGCTTCAAAGTCACAAAGAAAAGCTGTACGCGTTTCAATTATCTCGAGACGCGAGCTTGCGTGAGCATAGCAAAGCCGACATGGTCGAAATGGTTCGTCCATTCCGTGTCTGCTGAGGCTTCGGCTAGTTAGTTTACATCTGCTGAATATACTATATAGTGCACAGAACAATATAGGTCTTCATGGTCATCGCTTGTATTGCACCACTGCGCCTAATAAAAAATTATGTGTTTTGACGCGTTATTGAGTTTGTCTACGAGAGTTCACGGCGTGCTGGAACACTAGCATGGCTTGCGTTCCAGCACGGCGGTTATGTATTTTCAGTCGTTTCAAGCATGGTTTCAAGGCACGGACTACCATGAGCGAAGAAAAACATTGCTACCTGAAGCCATGCCAATCCAATCCCGTGAAACGGAGTACCGCCTCCGGTATTAGCATAAGCTGGGCCTCCATGTAAACGAGCACCAACATGAAGAATACCGCCGAGATAACATGCGCTAAACTTTCCTAAACACACGCCTTGTGACGTGCACAAAACACGACTCGTTAACTTCAGGGCATTGTAAACTATGCGAGCCCGAGAATATTTAACACGGAGAGGAAGACTAGCAAAGATAAAAGTAACAAGGAcaacgacggcgtcggcgtagTTGTGTCAATCCTTTGGCAGTTGGCAATCATCACACACTAGAGGTGAAAggaaacccgccggggtggctcagtcagctaaggcgttgtgctgctgagcacgagatcgcgggatcgaatcccggccgcggcggccgcatttcgatggaggcgaaatgcaaaaaacgcccgtgtgcttgcgttgtagtgcacgttaacgaactccaggtggtcaaaattattccggagccctccactacgacgtgcctcataatcagatctggttttggcacgtaaaaccccagaaagaagaagaagaaatgaaggGCAATCGAAAGCTTGGCACCACTATGTCGGGTGATGACAAAGTTTCAGAGGAACGGGAATCTGCGTTAGACCGAGCCAAGCACCTCatgccgtaaaaaaaaaagaaaaaaaaagaaaaaaaactaaaacaaaaaaaatgtgctggTACAACGCACACGCTGTAATCTATGTGAAGTGCAACTGTAATATAGTGGTTTCCTTGTGCACATGGGCAACGCGACGTGACGTACGCGccaatcatctcaaagagctgCGTAAAGCATGCGTACGATTCTAACTTGTTGTTGTGGAAACCAGGCTCTTGTGTTAGTAGGCCCGGGTTCCATCTCATCGTCGGACACGTTGATCTTTTACTTTCTGTGTCTGTGCTGCTCGGCAGGACAGCAACAGCGGCGGTCAGCAAAGTGAGGCACGGCTCGctaggaaagcttcgcttttaaaggAGGTTACAAAGGGCGAATGAACTGAACTTCAGACGTTCATTCTGGTTATCTATATTAAAGTGTCACTCCTTCGCTGTGCATCTACGCCAGCCTTTCTAATCTTCACCTTCGTGACGTGCACAAAACAGGACTCGCCTACTTCAAAGCGTTGTAAACAATCCGAGCACGAGAATATTTAACACGAGGAGCAAGATTAACAAAGCTGAAGTAGCGCCCAACGTTGACATTGTCGTAGTTGTATGAATGCCATAGTAGTTGGAAACCATCGCTAGACGCTGTGTGTCATAACCATCTGCTGGACTGTGGAGACGCGCAGACGTCATCCATAACAAGCCTGATGATGTATCCCCGCTGGAGGCTTCTTGTTCAGCGGCAGTTTGTGTTGGAATTCCATGCAGCGCTGGTTCCGAGAACATGAAAGGTGTGTTTGCTGTCACGCGAAGACACCGGTTCTGGTTTCCTTTGCACGCAACTTGCTAAAGCAAAAGATGCCTCTCTACGAAGTTCCAGCAGTTTGCCCGACGGGCTGCATATACTCAGAGACGAGAAATGAAGTTATTTAAGTCGGCCTTTCGTTTCAAAATAAAACGGAACCATTGTTTCCGGTTAGTGGGGTCACGGTGACGAAGTGTTGGGGCATTGTTATAGTGAAGAGTAATGAGTCCGCCGCAAGTTGGGCTACTCATCTTAACAACCAACATTTTTCACACACACCCGCAAACTTAAGCTGAGCTACCTTTTCCTCGTTTCACTTTGTTCCCCGTGGAATGTGAGCTTCTCCCTTGTTTCTAAAGCCGACGCGCGCGCAGAACTTCCCTGACATTATTCATAACACTGCCGGCTGTAGGCGAGTAAAGCTGAACGATTCGCTGAGGAAAACAAAACACTGGTTAGCTTATCTGAGAGTTTTCTTGCGCGCCCAGTTTTTAGTGCGCGCACGTGGCCTAGTTTTGCACGGTTCTCCATCCTACGAGTAGTTTATCTCATTTAACGAGGGCCCGTAAAGAGATAGAAATTTCAGTACAAGGTTTAGGCAACGTTGCACGGTTCTACTTTCGTAACGCAAAACCAAGTTGCTGCAGGGAGCGGAGGCGTACTGTCGGTGATTAATATAGCGATAATGACAGAGttaaagagaaagagagacagaagaagGGAGCTTACCTGCCTCTGGTTCCCTACCACAAATTATGAGAGAAAAGGGGCGAGGAAGTAAGCATATTACTCAGTGAAACATGTGGCCGTTTAATTATAGATTATACCACCGGTGTTTATTTTCGCACGAGGCGGCACGAATTCTCTAACGGCGACATACTGAGCCAATCACAGAGGCCGTAGCGGCCTTCTCGGCCAATAAGTGACAGGATGGCGAATTTGGCAATACGGCGGCATTCGCTAATGTCAAGACTATCACCCCGGAAAGGGTAACAAGCGTCAAGCGAACGTTATCTAATTTTTCCCCGGGCGCTGACTCACGCCAACGGTTTCCCGTCGGTTTCATGTCGTGCACTATCGAGGCGCGATGG is a window of Dermacentor silvarum isolate Dsil-2018 chromosome 4, BIME_Dsil_1.4, whole genome shotgun sequence DNA encoding:
- the LOC119449665 gene encoding putative nuclease HARBI1, coding for MSKRRRLRKAQESSVMLLEHLATEGLEASSSDDDDDDRHIYANKFAELFAEHLEVPKVKGYVQKVVSDYSDKQFRSNFRLPRSACNQLVKQFEASECFPSDRNHGGVPVKSAEEHILSFLWYAVNKASMREVAVLFNMAESTQFAVIDRVLGFLCAIAPDVIYFGMDKEALAREFENLAGFPNVIGCIDGTYIPMRCPVNKTRSTYINRHDQVSLTMQGICNSKGRFQDVFTGPPSKVHDGRVLKLSTVQQDLPTLCQVNRYHILGDAAYPIREHLLTPFKNYGNMTQAKSKYNTCHASTRVVIENAFALLKQRFRQLRYIEFTTVDKITQFIVGCCVLHNICLDNGDIDVEDLLTDEEREERSQDTLLRIRQDRAELAANRQPQTDRESVLRRLGELKRNALVGQL
- the LOC119449666 gene encoding uncharacterized protein LOC119449666, whose protein sequence is MASSSSDVLDRSDGSLSPAQSLFLTMYDGNAPSPVLLGEATTAASENSPSSGPWGEGETRLLLNLYAHYSTKVGPMKKFRCKRAMYEYISKEILQILNIYRTPTQCESRFKTIAKRKKDEDTNNKTSGHSRCQVSYEEEFAAIRAADDSIQPEVLRGVHSVTYKTSQSAQGAKDPANILTGAANIPIGADCADLSGNSEFLDAPSSVVTDSAPKRKGTHKTGRPNAGRMMHMKYFFEHMQKINEEREAKREEREKRREERHQELLKLHREHIAALKDLAAKEDNM